One window of the Oceanicaulis sp. genome contains the following:
- the folE gene encoding GTP cyclohydrolase I FolE — protein sequence MDAMTDKTTLAAAPATEPVRPSREDAEEAVRTLLRWAGDDPRREGLLETPKRVVKAYEEWFRGYAEDPKKILGKRFEDVQGYDEMVMLTHIDVESHCEHHMAPILGTACVAYLPDRAVVGISKIAKVVEMYSKRLQTQETMTAQIADAIEDAMQPRGVAVFVDAKHQCMTTRGVHHPNVSTITTTFTGEFKANPELRERFMRLCEKSHR from the coding sequence ATGGACGCCATGACCGACAAGACCACCCTGGCCGCAGCGCCCGCCACCGAACCCGTCCGCCCATCCCGCGAAGACGCCGAAGAAGCCGTGCGCACCCTGCTGCGCTGGGCCGGCGACGACCCCAGGCGCGAGGGCCTGCTGGAAACGCCCAAGCGCGTGGTGAAGGCCTATGAGGAATGGTTCCGCGGCTACGCCGAGGACCCGAAAAAAATCCTCGGCAAGCGCTTCGAGGACGTGCAGGGCTATGACGAGATGGTGATGCTCACCCATATCGACGTCGAGAGCCATTGCGAGCACCACATGGCGCCAATCCTTGGCACGGCCTGCGTGGCCTATCTGCCCGACCGCGCCGTGGTGGGCATCTCCAAGATCGCCAAGGTCGTCGAGATGTACTCCAAGCGCCTGCAGACCCAGGAAACCATGACCGCCCAGATCGCCGACGCGATCGAGGACGCCATGCAGCCGCGCGGCGTGGCCGTGTTCGTCGACGCCAAGCACCAGTGCATGACCACGCGCGGCGTGCATCACCCCAACGTGTCGACCATCACCACCACCTTCACCGGCGAGTTCAAGGCCAACCCCGAACTGCGCGAGCGCTTCATGCGCCTGTGCGAAAAATCGCACCGGTAG
- a CDS encoding iron-sulfur cluster assembly scaffold protein codes for MTDAYSSDVLKLAADIPHLGRLASAHGSAAKTSRICGSELVVDIRLGADGTIAEIGLDLQACALGQASASVLARNAIGASRAEIEAGRDGLKAMLKDGAPPPEGRFSELSALQPAASYRQRHGSILLAFEAAAEAFARAAVDSASSGGR; via the coding sequence ATGACCGACGCCTATTCCTCCGACGTGCTGAAGCTCGCAGCCGACATCCCGCATCTGGGCCGGCTCGCCTCGGCCCATGGCAGCGCTGCGAAGACCTCGCGCATTTGCGGGTCGGAGCTGGTTGTCGACATCAGGCTCGGCGCTGACGGGACCATCGCGGAGATCGGGCTTGATCTCCAGGCCTGCGCGCTGGGTCAGGCGAGCGCGAGCGTGCTGGCCAGGAACGCGATCGGCGCGAGCCGGGCGGAGATCGAGGCCGGGCGCGACGGGCTCAAGGCCATGCTGAAGGACGGCGCGCCGCCGCCCGAGGGCCGGTTCTCCGAACTCTCCGCGCTGCAGCCGGCGGCGAGCTATCGCCAGCGTCACGGCTCGATTCTGCTGGCGTTTGAAGCCGCCGCGGAAGCCTTCGCGCGCGCCGCGGTGGACAGCGCTTCGAGCGGCGGGCGATAA
- the cysS gene encoding cysteine--tRNA ligase, which translates to MTELKLYDTAARKKRVFTPIDPARVTMYVCGPTVYAPAHVGNFRPEVVFDTLFRLLREIYGADAVLSSRNFTDVDDKINQAAAKEGVDISVITERFTRIYHEDAAALNVLPKTFEPTATGAMEDIIAFIARLIEDGYAYAAEGHVLFSVKAYEQYGALSRRSLEDMIAGARVEVAPYKKDPADFVLWKPSKQGEPVWESPFGPGRPGWHIECSAMIESSLGETIDIHAGGIDLVFPHHENEIAQSVCAHGGAPLANYWLHNGFLSMESSKMSKSEGNVVTVHAMLEDGIRGETIRYGLLSGQYRQPLDWTPKLIEQARKSLDRLYGVLRRLKDVAPAGTEAPASVLNPLCDDLNTPRALAALFEIAGRANKAETDAERAEAKGELLAAGRLLGLFETDPDAWFGLDSLDPEERAEIDRLIAERVEARNRKDFATADQIRFALDEKGVQAEDGPEGTIWRMKRS; encoded by the coding sequence ATGACCGAGCTCAAGCTCTACGACACGGCGGCGCGCAAGAAGCGCGTCTTCACCCCGATCGATCCGGCGCGGGTGACGATGTATGTCTGCGGCCCGACGGTCTATGCGCCCGCTCATGTCGGCAATTTCCGGCCCGAAGTCGTGTTCGACACGCTGTTCCGCCTGCTGCGCGAGATCTACGGCGCGGACGCGGTTCTGAGCTCGCGCAACTTCACCGACGTGGACGACAAGATCAATCAGGCCGCCGCCAAGGAAGGCGTGGACATCTCGGTGATCACCGAGCGCTTCACCCGCATCTATCACGAGGACGCAGCCGCGCTGAACGTGCTGCCCAAGACCTTCGAGCCGACCGCCACCGGCGCAATGGAAGACATCATCGCCTTCATCGCCCGGCTGATCGAGGACGGCTACGCCTACGCCGCCGAGGGCCATGTCCTGTTCTCCGTGAAGGCGTATGAGCAGTACGGCGCGCTGTCGCGCCGCTCGCTCGAGGACATGATCGCCGGCGCGCGGGTGGAAGTGGCCCCCTACAAGAAGGATCCGGCCGATTTCGTGCTGTGGAAGCCCTCCAAGCAGGGCGAGCCGGTCTGGGAGAGCCCGTTCGGGCCGGGCCGGCCGGGCTGGCATATCGAATGCTCGGCGATGATCGAAAGCTCGCTGGGCGAGACCATCGACATTCACGCCGGCGGGATCGACCTGGTCTTCCCCCACCATGAGAACGAGATCGCCCAGTCGGTCTGCGCCCATGGCGGCGCGCCGCTGGCCAACTACTGGCTCCATAACGGCTTTCTGTCGATGGAGTCCTCGAAGATGAGCAAGTCCGAGGGCAATGTCGTCACCGTGCACGCCATGCTCGAAGACGGGATCCGCGGCGAGACGATCCGCTACGGCCTTCTGTCCGGCCAGTACCGCCAGCCGCTGGACTGGACGCCGAAGCTGATCGAGCAGGCGCGCAAATCGCTCGACCGGCTCTACGGCGTGCTGCGCCGCCTGAAGGACGTCGCGCCGGCCGGGACCGAGGCGCCGGCTTCGGTGCTGAACCCGCTCTGCGACGATCTCAACACGCCCCGCGCGCTCGCCGCCCTGTTCGAGATCGCCGGCCGCGCCAACAAGGCTGAAACCGACGCCGAGCGGGCCGAGGCCAAGGGCGAGCTCCTCGCCGCGGGCCGCCTGCTGGGCCTGTTCGAAACCGATCCGGACGCCTGGTTCGGCCTCGATTCCCTGGACCCGGAAGAGCGGGCGGAGATCGACCGGCTGATCGCCGAGCGGGTGGAGGCGCGAAACCGCAAGGACTTCGCCACCGCCGATCAGATCCGCTTCGCGCTCGATGAAAAGGGCGTTCAGGCCGAGGACGGACCGGAAGGCACGATATGGCGGATGAAGCGGTCTTGA
- a CDS encoding GNAT family N-acetyltransferase — MNITCRRAAPADASAVALVGAASFLESYAGVIDGGALVRHCAERQTAPVYERAIRDTAQAVWLAELDGAPVGYLHLSPPDLPVAVEETDLEIKRIYVLSRFQRGGVGRRLLYEAEACARRAGGERLLLGVYKENARALAFYERMGFETVGERDFDVGGTTYQDWVLGKPL, encoded by the coding sequence ATGAACATCACATGTCGACGCGCCGCTCCGGCCGACGCTTCCGCAGTCGCTCTGGTGGGGGCTGCGAGTTTTCTGGAAAGCTATGCCGGCGTGATCGACGGCGGCGCGCTGGTGCGTCATTGCGCCGAGCGCCAGACCGCGCCGGTCTATGAGCGCGCCATCCGCGACACCGCCCAGGCGGTCTGGCTGGCCGAGCTCGACGGCGCGCCGGTCGGGTATCTGCATCTTTCTCCGCCCGATCTGCCGGTCGCGGTCGAGGAGACCGATCTCGAGATCAAGCGCATCTACGTACTTTCGCGGTTTCAGCGCGGCGGCGTCGGCCGCCGGCTGCTCTACGAGGCCGAAGCCTGCGCGCGGCGTGCGGGCGGCGAGCGGCTTCTACTGGGCGTCTACAAGGAGAACGCCCGGGCGCTGGCCTTCTATGAGCGCATGGGTTTCGAGACGGTCGGCGAGCGCGATTTCGACGTCGGCGGGACGACCTATCAGGACTGGGTGCTCGGCAAGCCGCTCTAG
- the sppA gene encoding signal peptide peptidase SppA, with protein sequence MSEQHKESVPAAIWRWIGLVQHGILRVFGIILIVFFVFAFIASLFDSDEFKIAETGVLWFEPEGVIVEEKAIVSPSDAFTAALTGGGAPSQILLRDVVEGLRAAAEDEDVNALIVRFDGLGGATPAALHTIAEEIGKVREAGKEVIAYSDYFMNGSYFLSAQANEIYMHEMGAAQVTGYAVYRQYFAELLERLNVTVNVYRVGTFKSALEPFLGNEMSEAAAEANRVVFGDIWDAYKTTVGEARGFAPDALQSYADEFPARLIAANGDTAVVAEQSGLIDTLTGRSAFIEAMGERFGIDEDTGRLEATDFLAYAEANKPAPKLRGDKIAVIYAVGSIIDGEADGGAIGGDIHARLIRQARLDDDVRAIVLRIDSGGGSAFASELIREELEMARLQGKPVIASMGGVAASGGYWIATPANRILAEPTTITGSIGIFGFIPTFENALENIGVYEDGVSLTATARGPSVTGGITEEWNTIFQAGIEKGYQQFISIVAEARNMTLEEVDAVAQGRIWTGAQALDNGLVDELGDFDDAIRIAAEMAELEDYRITVFEEESDPVQEILEALGMEAGAMIGGPDGLFGTGLFVQAAQATAGELRQINMMNDPNGIYATCLSCEAFREVR encoded by the coding sequence ATGAGCGAACAGCACAAAGAGTCCGTTCCCGCCGCGATCTGGCGGTGGATCGGTCTGGTCCAGCACGGCATTCTGCGCGTGTTCGGCATCATTCTCATCGTATTTTTCGTCTTCGCCTTCATCGCGTCTCTGTTCGACAGCGACGAATTCAAGATCGCCGAGACCGGCGTGCTCTGGTTCGAGCCCGAAGGCGTGATCGTCGAGGAAAAAGCGATCGTGTCGCCGAGCGACGCGTTTACCGCGGCCCTGACCGGCGGCGGCGCGCCCAGTCAGATCCTGCTGCGCGACGTGGTCGAGGGGCTGCGCGCGGCGGCCGAGGACGAGGACGTGAACGCGCTCATCGTGCGCTTCGACGGGCTCGGCGGCGCCACGCCGGCCGCGCTTCATACCATCGCCGAGGAGATCGGCAAGGTGCGCGAAGCCGGCAAGGAAGTGATCGCCTATTCGGACTATTTCATGAACGGCTCGTACTTCCTGTCTGCGCAGGCGAACGAGATCTACATGCATGAAATGGGCGCCGCCCAGGTCACCGGCTATGCGGTCTACCGCCAGTACTTCGCCGAGCTGCTCGAGCGCCTGAACGTGACGGTGAACGTCTACCGGGTCGGCACCTTCAAGTCCGCGCTCGAGCCTTTCCTGGGCAACGAGATGAGCGAAGCGGCCGCTGAAGCGAACCGCGTCGTGTTCGGCGACATCTGGGACGCCTACAAGACCACGGTCGGCGAAGCCCGCGGGTTTGCGCCGGACGCGCTCCAGTCCTACGCCGACGAGTTCCCCGCCCGCCTCATCGCCGCCAACGGCGACACCGCGGTCGTCGCTGAACAGTCCGGTCTGATCGACACGCTGACGGGCCGTTCGGCCTTCATCGAGGCGATGGGCGAGCGGTTCGGCATCGACGAGGACACCGGCCGGCTGGAAGCCACCGATTTCCTTGCGTACGCCGAGGCTAACAAGCCCGCGCCCAAGCTGCGCGGCGACAAGATCGCGGTCATCTACGCTGTGGGCTCGATCATCGACGGCGAGGCCGACGGCGGCGCGATCGGGGGCGACATCCACGCCCGCCTGATCCGTCAGGCGCGGCTGGACGACGACGTCCGCGCCATCGTGCTGCGCATCGATTCGGGCGGCGGCTCGGCCTTCGCCTCCGAGCTGATCCGCGAAGAGCTGGAAATGGCGCGCCTTCAGGGCAAGCCGGTCATCGCCTCGATGGGCGGCGTGGCCGCCTCGGGCGGGTACTGGATCGCCACCCCGGCGAACCGCATCCTGGCCGAGCCCACGACCATCACCGGCTCGATCGGGATTTTCGGCTTTATCCCGACCTTCGAGAACGCGCTTGAGAATATCGGCGTGTACGAGGACGGCGTGTCGCTGACCGCCACCGCCCGCGGCCCGTCCGTCACCGGAGGGATCACCGAGGAGTGGAACACCATCTTCCAGGCCGGGATCGAGAAGGGCTACCAGCAGTTCATCTCCATCGTCGCCGAGGCCCGGAACATGACGCTGGAGGAAGTCGACGCGGTCGCCCAAGGCCGGATCTGGACCGGCGCGCAGGCGCTGGACAACGGCCTGGTCGACGAGCTCGGCGATTTCGACGACGCGATCCGCATCGCGGCGGAGATGGCCGAACTCGAGGATTACCGGATCACGGTCTTTGAAGAAGAATCCGATCCGGTGCAGGAAATCCTCGAAGCGCTCGGCATGGAAGCGGGCGCCATGATCGGCGGGCCTGACGGACTGTTCGGCACCGGGCTCTTCGTCCAGGCCGCCCAAGCGACCGCCGGCGAGCTGCGCCAGATCAACATGATGAACGATCCCAACGGGATCTACGCCACCTGCCTGAGCTGCGAGGCGTTCCGCGAGGTGCGCTGA
- a CDS encoding TonB-dependent receptor, translating into MTMKARLSACAALCALVGAPAVAQSETDTPVLTTDVIVVTAQKREQSLAEVPIAVTAYGEDRLNTLGIEQFDELSDFVPGLEVQEQSPNNPGFVIRGITSDDGAATGEARVAVFQDGVSISRARGAYVELFDIERVEVVKGPQATLFGRGALIGAINVIQNKADLDAYTASAEVTIGDYERFEARGHVNMPVTDTFALRLAGAHKQRDGYVENLLGGEAMNGVELSAVRASARWEPTSTFTLDVIANYQTDTPEGGTSFRSNTLPPLPGVPVGEPWDPAALSTFGGFEGGAPLGIDRQVYGVTALADYVINDAWSLSSISGWRAFESLEVFDPDGSGAELLVVAEDATGRQWSQEVRFDYDAGGPVTGFLGASYLYESGQQRIPLAVNPRVVQAVFAPQIAAAVSQPVSAIEAGLGLFSVPNAAGFDNPFDPTPIFVPGVLPGFINPALAQFITLPEFYLEETANFGDTTAFDIFGDVTWAATDRLDLTAGLRWTREEKEASVYSGSTAPGSPVTGFTPGGMLFLPPTPGGQRVYSGERSFDDVTWRLAAHYEVSDVLNVWASYARGRRPDVISFDSASPDLFTVAPAELVDNYEIGGFWTWDAATLQASVFYSEYQNFQTNRFDPNLVTFVTDNAGRATQYGFEGQFDAQLNEIVSVFATYAYNSAEFDDTDESGNVQQLAGNSFRLSPDHAASLGLLAEFELPVGRLSLIPTWSWQSDVFFDNDNDLNDAVQDETQGDYGIVDFKIRYDAPQDRFYAVAFVENLLDEKYIIDAGNTGDSFGLPTFIAGSPRMAGLRVGAEF; encoded by the coding sequence ATGACCATGAAGGCCCGCCTGTCCGCCTGCGCCGCGCTTTGCGCGCTCGTCGGCGCGCCCGCCGTCGCCCAGTCCGAGACCGACACGCCGGTGCTCACCACCGACGTCATCGTCGTCACCGCCCAGAAGCGCGAGCAATCCCTGGCCGAAGTGCCGATCGCGGTCACGGCCTACGGCGAGGACCGCCTGAACACGCTCGGGATCGAGCAGTTCGACGAGCTGTCGGACTTCGTGCCGGGCCTGGAGGTTCAGGAGCAGAGCCCGAACAATCCCGGCTTCGTGATCCGCGGCATCACCTCCGACGACGGCGCGGCCACCGGCGAGGCGCGCGTGGCGGTCTTCCAGGACGGCGTGTCGATCTCGCGCGCCCGCGGCGCTTATGTCGAGCTGTTCGACATCGAGCGTGTGGAAGTCGTCAAGGGTCCGCAGGCCACCCTGTTCGGCCGCGGCGCCCTGATCGGTGCGATCAACGTCATCCAGAACAAGGCCGATCTCGACGCTTACACCGCATCGGCCGAAGTCACGATCGGCGATTACGAGCGCTTCGAGGCGCGCGGTCACGTAAACATGCCCGTCACGGACACTTTCGCCCTGCGTCTGGCCGGCGCGCACAAGCAGCGCGACGGCTATGTCGAGAACCTGCTCGGCGGCGAAGCGATGAACGGCGTGGAGCTGAGCGCGGTGCGCGCCTCGGCCCGCTGGGAGCCGACCTCGACCTTCACGCTCGACGTCATCGCAAACTATCAGACCGACACGCCCGAAGGCGGCACCAGCTTCCGTTCAAACACCCTGCCGCCGCTGCCGGGCGTTCCGGTCGGCGAGCCGTGGGATCCGGCGGCGCTCAGCACGTTCGGCGGGTTCGAAGGCGGCGCGCCGCTGGGGATCGACCGTCAGGTCTACGGCGTCACCGCGCTGGCTGACTACGTGATCAACGACGCCTGGTCGCTGAGCTCGATCTCGGGCTGGCGTGCGTTCGAATCGCTCGAAGTGTTCGATCCGGACGGTTCGGGCGCCGAGCTCCTGGTCGTCGCCGAGGACGCCACGGGGCGCCAGTGGAGCCAGGAAGTCCGTTTCGACTACGATGCGGGCGGGCCGGTCACCGGCTTCCTCGGCGCGTCCTATCTTTACGAAAGCGGCCAGCAACGCATTCCGCTGGCGGTAAACCCGCGCGTCGTCCAGGCGGTGTTCGCGCCGCAAATCGCCGCTGCGGTCAGCCAGCCGGTCAGCGCCATCGAGGCGGGGCTCGGGCTGTTCAGCGTCCCGAATGCGGCCGGGTTCGACAATCCGTTCGATCCCACGCCGATCTTCGTGCCGGGCGTGCTGCCGGGCTTCATCAATCCTGCCCTGGCCCAGTTCATCACCCTTCCGGAGTTCTATCTCGAAGAGACCGCGAACTTCGGCGACACCACAGCCTTCGACATCTTCGGCGACGTGACCTGGGCGGCGACCGATCGCCTCGACCTCACCGCCGGGCTGCGCTGGACGCGCGAGGAAAAGGAGGCGAGCGTCTATTCGGGTTCGACCGCGCCGGGCTCGCCTGTGACGGGCTTCACCCCGGGCGGCATGCTGTTTCTGCCCCCGACCCCGGGCGGTCAGCGCGTCTATTCCGGCGAGCGCAGCTTCGACGACGTCACCTGGCGTCTCGCGGCGCACTATGAGGTCTCCGACGTGCTGAACGTCTGGGCGAGCTACGCCCGCGGCCGCCGTCCGGACGTGATCAGCTTCGACAGCGCTTCGCCCGATCTGTTCACGGTCGCGCCCGCCGAACTGGTCGACAACTATGAGATCGGCGGGTTCTGGACCTGGGACGCGGCGACGCTGCAAGCCTCGGTCTTCTATTCCGAATACCAGAACTTCCAGACCAACCGCTTCGACCCCAACCTCGTCACCTTCGTCACCGACAACGCGGGCCGGGCGACGCAGTACGGGTTCGAGGGCCAGTTCGACGCCCAGCTCAACGAGATCGTCTCGGTTTTCGCGACCTACGCCTACAACTCGGCGGAGTTCGACGACACCGACGAGTCCGGGAACGTCCAGCAGCTGGCGGGGAACAGCTTCCGCCTGTCGCCCGATCATGCGGCCTCGCTCGGTCTGCTGGCGGAGTTCGAGCTGCCCGTGGGCCGGTTGTCGCTGATCCCGACCTGGTCCTGGCAGTCGGACGTGTTCTTCGACAACGACAACGACCTGAACGACGCGGTGCAGGACGAAACCCAGGGCGATTACGGCATCGTCGACTTCAAGATCCGCTACGACGCCCCGCAGGACCGGTTCTACGCGGTCGCCTTTGTCGAGAACCTGCTCGATGAGAAATACATCATCGACGCGGGCAACACCGGCGACAGCTTCGGCCTGCCGACCTTCATCGCGGGCAGCCCGCGCATGGCCGGCCTGAGGGTCGGCGCGGAGTTCTAG
- the yidD gene encoding membrane protein insertion efficiency factor YidD gives MLNRLPARFGLALLAGYKYAISPVFYALGVRCRHEPTCSAYAADCVRAQGLWRGSWLAAGRILRCRPFGTHGYDPARPRTAAPFWKIWAFRERPARPIDPALTDAREPEQ, from the coding sequence ATGCTCAACCGCCTGCCCGCCCGCTTCGGCCTGGCTCTGCTCGCCGGGTACAAATACGCGATCTCCCCGGTCTTCTATGCGCTGGGCGTGAGGTGCCGGCACGAGCCGACCTGCTCGGCCTATGCGGCTGATTGCGTGCGTGCGCAGGGGCTGTGGCGGGGAAGCTGGCTCGCGGCGGGACGAATTCTGCGCTGCCGGCCGTTCGGCACCCACGGCTATGATCCCGCAAGGCCCAGAACCGCAGCGCCGTTCTGGAAAATCTGGGCTTTCCGCGAACGCCCCGCCCGGCCGATCGACCCGGCGCTGACAGATGCGCGCGAGCCCGAGCAGTGA
- a CDS encoding RluA family pseudouridine synthase: MGELRQHTAGPDDAGERLDRFLAAAFEDLSRSRCKALVEAGALSVDGEALTDPSAKVKAGAVYTLDEPDPEPAEPRAEDIPLTVLFEDEDLIVIDKAAGMTVHPAAGNWTGTLVNALLHHCADSLSGIGGVQRPGIVHRLDKDTSGVMVVAKSDRAHQGLAARFADHDVERAYLAIVRGGPKPKAGRIETRLVRSSYDRKKFAVAEDPDSKAGKIAITNYEVLKSYGQEPGASVGTPVASLVECRLETGRTHQIRVHMAHMGAPLLGDPVYGRGRSSPLIRIDKDRTFRDFRRQALHAAILGFEHPVTGEPLRFETEPPKDMQRLIGFLETI, encoded by the coding sequence ATGGGCGAACTTCGCCAGCACACCGCCGGCCCCGACGACGCCGGAGAACGGCTCGACCGGTTTCTGGCCGCCGCGTTCGAGGATCTGTCGCGCTCGCGCTGCAAGGCGCTGGTGGAGGCCGGTGCGCTGAGCGTCGACGGCGAAGCGCTGACCGATCCGTCCGCGAAGGTGAAGGCCGGCGCGGTCTATACGCTCGACGAACCCGATCCCGAACCGGCCGAACCGCGCGCCGAGGACATCCCGCTGACCGTCCTGTTCGAGGACGAGGACCTGATCGTCATCGACAAGGCGGCGGGGATGACCGTGCATCCGGCCGCCGGCAACTGGACGGGCACGCTGGTGAACGCGCTTTTGCATCACTGCGCGGACAGCCTGTCGGGCATCGGCGGGGTGCAGCGGCCCGGCATCGTGCACCGGCTGGACAAGGACACCTCCGGGGTGATGGTCGTCGCCAAGTCCGACCGCGCCCATCAGGGCCTCGCCGCCCGCTTCGCCGATCATGACGTCGAGCGCGCCTATCTCGCGATCGTGCGCGGCGGACCGAAACCGAAGGCCGGGCGGATCGAGACGCGGCTGGTCCGCTCCTCCTACGACCGCAAGAAGTTCGCCGTCGCCGAGGATCCCGACAGCAAGGCCGGCAAGATCGCGATCACCAATTACGAGGTCCTCAAGAGCTACGGCCAGGAGCCCGGCGCCTCTGTCGGCACGCCGGTGGCGAGCCTTGTGGAGTGCCGGCTCGAAACCGGCCGCACCCATCAGATCCGGGTGCACATGGCGCATATGGGCGCGCCCCTGCTGGGCGACCCGGTCTATGGCCGCGGGCGATCCTCGCCGCTCATACGCATCGACAAGGACCGCACCTTCCGCGATTTCCGCCGCCAGGCCCTGCACGCGGCAATCCTGGGCTTCGAGCATCCGGTCACAGGCGAGCCCCTGCGCTTCGAGACCGAGCCGCCCAAGGACATGCAGCGCCTGATCGGGTTTCTGGAAACGATCTAG
- a CDS encoding alkaline phosphatase D family protein, with amino-acid sequence MKNEVKLTRRGALLAAAGAGAGLAACSEQRFEPLPRPDGPFKHGVASGDPDQTSLVLWTAVTGAEGGPVTVEVSDTPDFAALVFTDAASPVGEPVDGATPFKALADGLVPGRPVWYRFRFREHVSPVGRAKPLPEGPVEQFRIAAFACSNYPAGFFNAYAHAAQRGDVDLSVHLGDYLYEYAADGYATEDAERLSRVPEPGHEIVSYADYARRHAQYSSDPDLQALKAAAPMVLIWDDHETANNAWKDGAENHDDSEGVWTERRDAALAAWQAWTPSRPRTPMHERWGALEVGDLATLIFLETRLTARSEEILLDPFPVDPETADPNDAENRRIVAEWLERTAGDESRTLLGPDQLAFVSGALSDSVAAGKPWRVFANQVIMGRVPAPDYPEVMPFWLRWAIRSSDPLAWSFIQRFAFGTPFNLDAWDGYPAERERLYAAARAANADFITLTGDTHNAWVLDLHDQNGSRVGTEFGVTSVSSPSRFERLNLPGVDFGVYTEQAAPEVLRHNAYDRGYVHLTLGRDEAVAQLMVVSTCKAREYDAYPDSVWRVRPARGAAVPQVERIG; translated from the coding sequence ATGAAGAACGAAGTCAAGCTCACGCGCCGCGGGGCGCTTCTGGCTGCGGCCGGCGCGGGCGCGGGCCTGGCGGCCTGTTCCGAGCAGCGTTTCGAACCGCTGCCCCGGCCCGACGGCCCGTTCAAGCACGGCGTTGCGAGCGGGGATCCCGATCAGACTTCGCTGGTGCTGTGGACGGCGGTGACCGGCGCCGAAGGCGGCCCGGTGACGGTCGAGGTCTCCGATACGCCCGATTTCGCCGCGCTGGTCTTCACCGACGCGGCGTCGCCTGTGGGCGAGCCGGTCGACGGAGCGACGCCGTTCAAGGCGCTCGCCGACGGCCTCGTTCCGGGCCGGCCGGTCTGGTACCGCTTCCGCTTCCGCGAGCATGTCTCGCCCGTGGGCCGGGCCAAGCCGCTGCCCGAGGGCCCGGTCGAGCAGTTCCGGATCGCAGCTTTCGCGTGCTCGAACTATCCGGCGGGCTTCTTCAACGCCTACGCCCACGCCGCCCAGCGCGGCGACGTCGATCTCTCCGTCCATCTCGGCGACTATCTCTACGAATACGCCGCGGACGGGTACGCCACCGAGGACGCCGAGCGGCTGTCGCGCGTGCCCGAACCGGGCCATGAGATCGTCAGCTACGCGGACTACGCCCGCCGGCACGCCCAGTACTCCTCCGATCCCGATCTGCAGGCGCTTAAAGCCGCCGCGCCCATGGTGCTGATCTGGGACGATCACGAGACGGCGAACAACGCCTGGAAGGACGGCGCGGAAAACCACGACGACAGCGAGGGCGTCTGGACCGAGCGCCGCGACGCCGCGCTGGCGGCCTGGCAGGCCTGGACGCCGTCGCGCCCGCGCACGCCGATGCACGAGCGCTGGGGCGCGCTGGAGGTCGGCGATCTGGCCACGCTGATCTTCCTCGAGACCCGGCTGACCGCGCGGTCCGAAGAGATCCTGCTCGATCCCTTCCCGGTCGATCCCGAGACCGCCGATCCGAACGATGCGGAGAACCGGCGCATCGTCGCAGAATGGCTCGAACGCACCGCCGGGGATGAAAGCCGCACGCTGCTGGGTCCCGATCAGCTCGCCTTCGTCTCCGGCGCCCTGTCGGACTCGGTCGCGGCCGGAAAGCCGTGGCGGGTCTTCGCCAACCAGGTGATCATGGGCCGCGTGCCGGCGCCGGACTATCCCGAGGTCATGCCGTTCTGGCTGCGCTGGGCGATCCGGTCCTCAGACCCGCTGGCGTGGAGCTTCATCCAGCGCTTCGCCTTCGGCACGCCGTTCAATCTCGACGCCTGGGACGGCTATCCGGCCGAGCGCGAGCGGCTGTATGCGGCCGCGCGCGCGGCGAACGCGGACTTCATCACCCTGACCGGGGACACCCATAACGCCTGGGTGCTCGACCTTCACGACCAGAACGGATCGCGGGTCGGGACAGAGTTCGGCGTGACGTCCGTCAGCTCGCCCTCGCGATTCGAGCGCCTGAACCTGCCCGGCGTCGATTTCGGCGTCTACACCGAACAGGCCGCCCCTGAAGTGCTGCGCCACAACGCTTATGACCGCGGCTATGTGCATCTGACGCTCGGCCGGGACGAGGCGGTCGCCCAGCTCATGGTGGTCTCCACCTGCAAGGCGCGGGAATACGACGCCTACCCCGACAGCGTCTGGCGCGTGCGTCCGGCGCGCGGCGCGGCGGTGCCGCAGGTCGAACGCATCGGGTGA